A section of the Quatrionicoccus australiensis genome encodes:
- the def gene encoding peptide deformylase codes for MTIRNILRMGDPRLLQVAQPVRDFATPALQALIEDMFDTMRAAGGVGLAAPQIGVGLQLVIFGFDASERYPDAGAVPQTILINPLITPLGDSEESAWEGCLSVPGLRGEVPRHARIRYQGFDADGIAIDRTVDGFHARVVQHECDHLIGRLYPTRMRDLTRFGYTEVLFPELP; via the coding sequence ATGACGATACGCAACATTCTCCGCATGGGCGATCCGCGTCTGCTGCAGGTCGCGCAACCGGTCCGCGACTTTGCGACGCCGGCCTTGCAGGCCTTGATTGAGGATATGTTCGACACCATGCGCGCCGCCGGCGGAGTCGGGTTGGCGGCGCCGCAGATTGGCGTCGGCCTGCAACTGGTGATCTTCGGTTTCGACGCCAGCGAGCGTTATCCGGATGCCGGTGCCGTGCCGCAAACCATCCTGATCAATCCGCTGATCACTCCACTGGGAGACAGCGAGGAGTCGGCCTGGGAAGGCTGTTTGTCGGTGCCCGGCCTGCGCGGCGAAGTGCCGCGTCATGCACGCATCCGTTATCAAGGCTTTGATGCCGACGGGATCGCCATCGATCGCACGGTTGATGGTTTTCATGCCCGCGTCGTGCAGCATGAATGCGATCATCTGATCGGCCGTCTGTATCCGACCCGGATGCGCGACCTGACGCGCTTTGGCTACACCGAGGTGCTGTTTCCCGAACTGCCCTAG